A stretch of DNA from Anopheles ziemanni chromosome 3, idAnoZiCoDA_A2_x.2, whole genome shotgun sequence:
AAGAATTGCATACATAAATGAGCCTATAAAATTGTATGTCACATATTTGAATTGCaagatttatattttaaagtttACAATGTAGGGAATATcaaaataacatgttttgttttgtgaatttaaacaaaaaataattaaataggTTTTTGAAATGTGGAAGCACTTAAGCAAATTGATtataattaaatattactCATGCTGGCATCAGTAACAAAACTGCATAATCAAACAGGTCATTCGATGGAAAGTGCAACACTTTTGTTGAACAATTCTTGTGTGATTGAAATCAACAACTAAGAGCGAAAGCAGTAAAGGCTTAAAGAGCAGTAAAAGCTTAAATTTTTTTCTATaatattgaagaagaaaaccggCTATCAACGCAGCATATAAACATGTTATTATTTGGTTAAGGAAATataatcaaaaattaaaaacgaattTGAGTTCAAGAAGGAAACAGTTGTCAAATTTAGACATTTTGTATTGATTAAAAAGGCCATTGAAGTTTAACTAAATGTACTACATACATTAACAATGCAGTTATCTTATTGAGTCCCCACGATGGTTGGCCACCCGAGGAAACTACCGAGCTGCCATGAAGGTGCTACGACGGATTGCAACCGTCAACGGCATCAAGGAGCTGACGTTCGACGAAGGCGTCCTCGAGAAGCAACTTTCGCACCATAAAACGGAAACCATCTACGGCATCGCGTCCCTGTTCAACGGCTGGCGGATGACGAAGAACACGCTGCTGGTTATTCTCTGCTGGTAAGAAACGGTCCCGAGAAAGTCCCACGAACACATGTTGTATGTGTCCCTCCCCTTCGCCTCACAGGACAGTCTGCAGTGTTACCTACTTCACGCTGGTGCTGCTCAGCTCCCGGATGGACGGTAACCCGTTCCTGAACTTCATGTACCAGGCCCTGATCGAGCTGCCGGCGGCGTACCTCTGCCAGAAGTCGGCCGATCGGTTCGGCCGGCGGGCCACCAACGCCACCGCCTTCATCTGCGCCACCGTCGCCTGCGCCATCCTGGTGATGATCGTGCGCGATCAGGCGAACGAGTCGGCCGCCACGATGCTCACGACGTTCGTGAAGTTCTGCGTCAGCATCACGTTCTTCGCCGTCAACCTGCAGTCGATCGAGATCTATCCGACCTGCCTGCGGCAAACGGGTCTCGCCGTCGGCGCCATCGCGGCCACCAGCTTCGGCATCGTCGGCCCGTACTTGGTGCACCTCGGCACGGAGTACGACGTACGCTATCCTTTCCTGGTGATGGGCATCTCGATGGGGGTCGGCGTGCTGGCCGCGCTCTTCCTGCCCGAAACGCTGCACCAATCGCTACCGAACACGATCGCGGAGGCGCAGAACTTTGGCAAGGATCAGCGGTTCTGGGCGCTTCCGAAGGCACCGAAGAAAGAGCACCGCGCTGCCGAAGCGGAAGAGGCCATTCGGTTGAACGTACCGGAGCAGGAGAAGAATTAGCTAGCGACGCATGggggtaaaataaaacattctttccAGAACCTCAAAGAACTGCGTATTATAATCGATCAAACCACAAGAACTCACAAATTTCTTTCAccggaaaaaatattaatccgTTCAgtacaacattttcatttttcatcttgtATTTCCTCCTTTATCGATCATTTCATTAGCGTTTCCTAACTCCACCCACCTTCTAACTTCCTTTCTAATTCACGTGTCCCTCGTTCTATCTATGCGATTCGTATGCCCTCCAATCCAATTTCCACCAACCCCTGGGCCTGTGGtacattttgttcaaattgttgttttatttccacgaTAAgagattaattaatttattttgctatTATAATTTGATTCCTGTTAAAGTTATAAACATCGATCGTTCGGTGAACCACATTGTCCTTATCATCGCGGTTGCGCTGAAGATGCcctttcattttcatcaccgGCAATAAGCTTCTGGCTGCAACTCGTtatcaaaacacaacaaacttcGCATTAAATCGCGCGAACCATCCGCGAACCGATAGTGAGATGACGAACGAAACCGACCCTATGCTTCACTGTTCCATAATTAGGTTTGTGGTaaaggaaacgaaagaattaaaaactccaataaataaatacactttctttacaaaattaaaatctcaTAGCGAATGCAATGTCGTTTGTCTTTTTACAATATATTATAGCTCGCCTCAAGGGATTGCGCAATCCCTCTTGGACGCCATTTTAAAACCCTGTTTTAAAACCCCTGCAAGCGACCACCCCTCGGAAACTTGTGCTCCCCCTCTCGGGCACATCAAACAAGTATGTTGATGGTTTATTTGCGTTTAAGTTAAATTACACTCTTAATGAAACCCTGACCGTGTCTTGGAGAGCAGTCACGTGTTCGATTTTCCCACCCCTGTTTTCTTCATCTAATTTTGTAgcgataaatttttaaatacatttcaagATTATTTTGTCTTCTTCTAAACTCATACGTTGCAATAAaagatttggtttggttttggctaGAATTTTCGTTTTCGATATGAAATTCATACttttaaagtttgtttgtttgtgttttttttttctcacaaacGCAATCCtctgtgttttttaaatgctttgcTCATCATCCATCGCGTCCTATTAttatgctatgtttttttaaatttttactaaATTTTCGCAATATTAAACAATTGTCAaatatttcttagaattgttATTCGTTTTATGTCCGCCCTACGCACTCCCCGCGTACTCGATGATAAATTTGATTGGAATTTAATCTGAATGTCATATACCTCATGCTCTAAGCTACTCACATTTACTCGATGCTTTATTTACGGTTTTCCAGCTAATGATTGAGTGCTCTGTATCTGGCCACATCGGGTACTGGCCCATCGGACCATCTAGAAGAAAGCGAAAGAGTTTCTCTCGGGCGGTTCGGGTTGCGTTGTTGCTCTTAAAAATATTGACTCGTGGAATGAATTTATTAGATTCCTTTTTTccgtgttttcctttcacctTCCTTCGTTTCGATTCATTTGTTTATCTATACAACCACCTTCCGATCCTGTAGCAGTGTGGATCGTGCTTAAGTAAATTAGGTTAAAAATCCCACATCCCCAACAGCTCAGTTCCGAAAGTTTATTTACAGAGAGGGTACGGAAAGATGGCGAAGGCGAAGATAACTTTCTAATTGTCGAGAGAGAATTTTGATTGTTTAGCCAcaaggtttttcgttttcttactGGAAACTTACTGTTTGTTGCCATCGGGTGACCCGGTTTCGCCACAGTCGTttcataattaattttcctaaCCGCGATGAACGCACTATTGCTTCGTTTTGAATGATATCTTTACATTATCCACTGCCGCCACGTGTTGCTGTTAGAATATGTTCACTGTTCGTTCAAGATGACCTACATTACTGGGCATTCATGTCACCCTATGTCGAAGTCTGTTCTTCTAATGGTCGCTTGAGCCATCTTTTGTAGTTTGTTGAAGTGTGTTTTGCATTCTCCAGAGATTGTTGGATACAAATCAACCGAAGTTTGTTTAATATTCAAGCACAAAACACAACCTTTATGCTCTCAATGTGTAGATACTCTCAAGGAGTACGGAGTGTGTAAATGAACAACCGAATCCTTGCCAACATGGCCGAAAGGACCAATCGATCCATCGACATCGAGTGCACTTCATGTGAAgaagctaaaacaaaacaaaaatgctaaTCTCAACAAAACCTTAACGGACAACAGCAGTGTTTTGTGTAGTAGTAATTGCAACGAGGATTAAAAACTATTTCCGTTTGTCACGGCGCCTGTCTGCTAGTGTTGGTGCGATTGGTttagttttccctcccttcgTTACTTGGGGGAGAGAACTGCATCTCTATTTccttgttttatgtttgcgtTGCGTTCCTAGTGTGCCTTGTTCTGTTAATTCATTTGTCCGATTTTCGCGTTCGTCAAAAATATCACAAAATGTATTCCATTCCCCTGCCCCAGTTTCATTTCCCATTCCCTCATGCCCGTTGCCTAGGTTTCCCTAggttactcttttttttttgtcttccatCAATCTGGTTCGAATTCATTTCCAATCACACGTCAACAATCATCAATAACAATCAGAATCACAATTTGCCTCTCACCCACACCCTACAACTCCACCGATTCACTACacatctcccccccccccctccctcgccCACTTCTATCTTTGCGCATCACAATATCATCTGTTTCAGCAGGTCGATCCAATCGCTTTCGCGCGAACTAAGAGAAACAGAtcagagttttgttttgttttccctcgttcCAATCGACTACCAACTGATTGAAGCTTTTCCTCGCTTTTCCTCGCTTTTCCAT
This window harbors:
- the LOC131288301 gene encoding carcinine transporter; this encodes MASDDENFDKFLVQVGDDGRFQNRFNLLFNLGAICFTSMTYMSIILALNKPPHNCHVPGMERYNITDLDQWRNLTLPREEDNRGQLGYSKCQMYNVTEEHLARPYSEWSFQESDIIDCAYGYYYDRTYYDRTPITEYDWICDKGFRETNIFVYNRLGELVGTVIFGHLGDTLGRRFVFYVSVLIITAGRLVCMYTAAYYAVFAVASVLGSMSAHAIFQSPLIIAMEISKSERRGHISMVQCIGWTSGLCILPMVFWATKDWFWALMIATLPILIFLLIPSYLIESPRWLATRGNYRAAMKVLRRIATVNGIKELTFDEGVLEKQLSHHKTETIYGIASLFNGWRMTKNTLLVILCWTVCSVTYFTLVLLSSRMDGNPFLNFMYQALIELPAAYLCQKSADRFGRRATNATAFICATVACAILVMIVRDQANESAATMLTTFVKFCVSITFFAVNLQSIEIYPTCLRQTGLAVGAIAATSFGIVGPYLVHLGTEYDVRYPFLVMGISMGVGVLAALFLPETLHQSLPNTIAEAQNFGKDQRFWALPKAPKKEHRAAEAEEAIRLNVPEQEKN